The window TCTCGCAGCTTCACTAGTTTAGAGGAACAGAAAAGAGAAAAATCATATCAGTGGTTGAAGTAGCCACAGACCTCCCTTTCAGAAACCAAGCtgttgtttttttttccttttgtacAAATATAGCAGGAATCTTGACATTCTGGCTAGAGGTATACTAATCTAAGCAGTACTAGTCCAGTCTCCGGTGGTAGTAGTACATCACAACATGATTACACGCATATACACTTCAGTCGTTGAGTGTCAGTGAAGTCAAAAGAAGCCTCATCATTACATGAGAAATGAACTCACCACAAATGAATCATTTTGTACCATAATTAGGACGTCGGAAGTCGGCAGACATACTCGCTTTTTACTAACCCACCAAGCCAAAGCACGCCCAAGATGGCCAAACTATTTCCTTTCCTATTCGTGGTCTTCCAATAATGTAGAAAAAAAACTGACATATCCTATTGTAGCTGAGCACTAACTAGAACAGTGGGACAGCACTTCTTCTCTGAGGACGGGAAGAGAGCGTGTTGCGTGTGCGTGTGTCAATACTCCATTGGCAGTTCCCACTCATCCTCCGGATCCCGCGTTTTCCTATGGAGCTTTCGGCCCATGGGCTTACCCTGGCTATTTTGTCTCTTAACAGACCTAGCTCTTCGCCTTCCATATCTGTTGTACTCGCCTATCTGATCGCCAGGTCCTTGCATATTTTGGGTGCCCCAGATGCCCTACCATTCAGTTAAGAATATTTTTCACTCAACAAGGTTGTTGCTTCGATTGCGATTTGGTCTCCACGCAATCGGTACTTTTAAGTCCAATAGTGGTTCTATCAAGAAACAATCAGTAATGCTTACCTGTGTTAACCGTTGAACACGAGAGATTGCATCTTCATGCACCACGATTGTATCAGAAACTATATCAAGCACATCTTCCACAAATAAACAGTACGTGCTTACCTGTAAAGAATAAGTGGTATACTGAGACATAATCAATGGATTTATATGCCCTATAAGATGACAGGTAGGTGTCCAACCAAATTACCAGACTAACAGGGACAATGGTAAGCCCAAATGAATCGAGCTCAAGAGACTCCAAAACACCTGAGTTAATGTTAAAAGTGAAGCCACGCACCTAGTAGATAATAAAAAAATGTAGCTTAAGAACATCAAAATTAAGTTAACTGTTCAAATGCAAATGAGAAAATGAAATTCACTCAGATTACCTCTCTCAGAGACCAGATAAACTCACCTTACCGACATTGCGCCGCCTGGAAGTTACAACATTGTAGCCAACCTAAAAAATAATATTGCAGACCAGTAAGTACTGCTGGTTCTGATATGGCCAAGAACTTGAGATCGATGTTCTTTTCACTTTCAGACAAGACTGCACTAAGAGGATTTCCAAAAGATATGGAACCGAGAATATTCCCTTTCAATGAACATTACATAAGTAGTACTGCNNNNNNNNNNNNNNNNNNNNNNNNNNNNNNNNNNNNNNNNNNNNNNNNNNNNNNNNNNNNNNNNNNNNNNNNNNNNNNNNNNNNNNNNNNNNNNNNNNNNNNNNNNNNNNNNNNNNNNNNNNNNNNNNNNNNNNNNNNNNNNNNNNNNNNNNNNNNNNNNNNNNNNNNNNNNNNNNNNNNNNNNNNNNNNNNNNNNNNNNNNNNNNNNNNNNNCATGGGCACAAGAATTAAGGATTATAGTTTAGATTCACTTGTCTTGCTCCTAGGCGCTCCTGTTGTTCTCTAAAATCCTGTGTTCACTCTCCACTGAGAAACATTGGGAAGTACATCCATTTATCCATGAGAGTAATGGTAAATGGGGGCATAACAGGAAGAATGCAAGAGAACGTGCTTACAAATTGTAAAATGGCATACAAAACAACCTAGCACTTCACATTTTAAGGCTGATGTCCTAAGCTATAAATATCTAGTAAAATCAGAAAAATAAGACCTTGTTTGAATTTATAAAGATAACATACCAAGCCATGCAGCCCAACTAGCTTAAATTCGTTCTCAACCACAGATTCATCCTCAACAAGCACAACATCTCCAATCTACAAAAGCAATTAGTACCTTGCATATCATTATAACTGAAGTTTCTGCTGCACTATTAATAAGAATATATACTTCACTATGTCAAGGTGGATAACAAGAATAAAGGGTACATTGAAAAATAAACGAGCATTCTTGAATATTCAACCTGATATATATCGTCAAAAAGGAATTTGTCCGCATCTCCTGAAAGCAAGCTTGGCCTCACTTCAACCAATGCCACAACCCACTGGAGAAAAATGAAATAGAACAAAATCAAGAAAAAACCGTGGCATTAATGTTAAAAATGATTATTACCACAAA is drawn from Triticum dicoccoides isolate Atlit2015 ecotype Zavitan chromosome 4A, WEW_v2.0, whole genome shotgun sequence and contains these coding sequences:
- the LOC119285613 gene encoding uncharacterized protein LOC119285613 isoform X1 gives rise to the protein MRAGGISPASRMVDATSVVPINAIPSSIISSPSSNSPLPGQSIVPTMCSCAPLPHPPFKPAPAPHPNLNPNPNAASAHGPTLLRCALVARAAARDDPPPAPSSFDFLALKRELEEQEEAVVPVDATEGGGDEVVNEEDGEREPKRIVSSGRRTGRQMARRSGLLAKQVISVSSARSLGFVSQLWVDASSWVVALVEVRPSLLSGDADKFLFDDIYQIGDVVLVEDESVVENEFKLVGLHGLVGYNVVTSRRRNVGKVRGFTFNINSGVLESLELDSFGLTIVPVSLVSTYCLFVEDVLDIVSDTIVVHEDAISRVQRLTQGIWGTQNMQGPGDQIGEYNRYGRRRARSVKRQNSQGKPMGRKLHRKTRDPEDEWELPMEY